In the Primulina huaijiensis isolate GDHJ02 unplaced genomic scaffold, ASM1229523v2 scaffold208028, whole genome shotgun sequence genome, aataaattaaataatattgaaaataaaaatatttaactaattgaatttattaataataattaaattttaatatattttaaattaaatgtaaaatataccaattaaataatttataattatcaattcataaaaaatcGAGGTACTCATTCAATATCTTTAATTTCACACAGGCCGGGATGAGATCTTTTGGTTTTCCCCCgagattgaaaaagaaaaaaagaaaaaaaaagcccTCCATGTTCCCGCGCTCTGGTCTTAACTTCCTTCAGAAAAGCCTAAATCGGAGACCAAACATGGCTtcttcaactcccgataatcctGTCAGCGACGCAAACAAAAAATGCAACAGCAGTCCTAAATCTCACTTTCTGAAAACGGTAGGTTTTTATAGCATCGAGTCATTTGTGTAGCGCACTCGCCGCTGTTAAATGTTTCGGAAATTTTCCCAGGTATGTTTGTCGGACTGGTGGTTGGTGAAGGCGGAAAGCGACTCTCAAGGTGGAGGTCTCTCTGTTTCCGGGTTTACTTCTCGAGAGTAAGTTGATTGTGTAAATGAATATGGTGGTTTTCTGTGTTCAACCATTTTATTCGTCGAATCGTAGCTTTTACTGTCAAGGGTCTTTTTTTTTGGGCACTCTGGAAGCTGGTTACTTCTGTTAAGTGTCATGTAAAGGGCCTGAAGTTATGCCAATGCTTGTATTGTTGAAACCGCTTGTTTTATAAGCTTCAGCTCATGAAATGCAGCAAAGTGAATAGATAAATTCTGATACACCGAGTTACGTAAGCCGGAGATTAAGTACTACAGGCTCAAAATTAACGTTTAAGGCGTACACATAGCAGTAGGTTAGATATTAGCCACCATATAACAACCAAACCAACTTAATGAAATATACACTGTTTTGTGCTCTCAGAGTTCTTTGCTTTTATGTTTTGGCTTTCATATCGTATTAAAATTGTTTCTCTCATGAGGTCAAGCTCGTGAAATGCGGAATAATCAACAGTCTAGTACTTTAATAGGTACTGATACttagaaatatttttgcatttttttgaatttatcaCAGCCCTTTATCTTTTACGGGGCAATACCTATTTCTCGCTTCTACATCTTAAACATTTCAGAAAATGTGGAGAAGTATATTTCTCATGGAAGGGCTTTGTCTGATTTGCTGCAGGCAACGAGCTATGAGAGTTTTTTCCTCTGCCCCTATTCTTAAGAGCCATGATATGTTTACTTTGGAGACCACTGATGGGATATGTGTCCTAATCAAAGGCTTCATAAACAAAGCCCGCACATTGGAAAATGGTTTCCCTTCTGATGTAAgtttattaacttttatattTTCCATGAAGTTAGCACTTAACATCCGAACACTTAAAAATTTGTGATTGGATTAATTTGGAGAAATCCATAGTTGTCAGCATTCACCTTGGTGTGAAAATTATTGCAGCAGCAAAGTAAACATGATTCAGAGTAAATTAGTGTTAAAGACATTTAGGTTATCTATGAACTCAGTGAATGACCTGTTCAGACTTCAGTTATAGTTGATTCAGTACTTCTTGTTTGCCAGACTCAAGAACTCAAAATGAAATTACCTCTACGGCTTGTTTCATGTCTGTTTTTGTGCACATGGTTGAGCATATTTTACAAGTTTCAATAAATCCTGGATGGGCATTTTTAATTCCATTAACTATTGTTATTAATGCTAATATTTGTATCAGTTATTGCTTGAACAGGTATTTAACCATTTTGTTTTTGGCTTTCCTCCTTACTGGAAGGAGCATGCTGAAAAGTGCATGGGTACAACTCTCTCCACACATATTTTGGGGTTTAATTTGCTGAACGCTGGTGCGCCAGAATGCATGTAAACTGTTTTATTATGTAACTTGCTAGCTTCTTGAGATCTTTTCAATAGTTTTTCTCTATGTTCCAGGTGAACATTCCTATGTAGACAGCAATGAAAGGGGTATTGAATCACAACACGAAATGGATGCCGAGCGAAATAGCAGTAAAACTAAATCTTCAACCATTACATTGCCCAAAAAGTGTGACAGTGAAGTTGGATCATCTGAGGACAATACATCTGTCTTCTCCATCGCACTAGTGAATTTGGAAAGGACATTTTCTTCTGGAAAATGCGTTAACGGAGATCAGATGACAGCAGATAGGTCTGTAAATTGTTCCATTAAGAACGCATCAACACCCTCACGGTTTGGGGGGCATGCCAACATTTCTCCGGATATTGGAATACTCTCCGCTTGCCATTTAACTAGTGAAAATAGACGAACTAAGGGTAGGGGGGCATCTCCTGGGTCATGTAGCAAACTGCAAAGGAAACACAAAACCACTCAGACATTAAATCCAATATCAGGGGGGTATAGAACTAGATCAAAATCCGTTTTACTGTCAGCCTGTGAAAAGGTAAAATTAGAATCTGTTAATTTTGAGCCCGGGGGAAGAAAAAACTTTCATTGTGGGGGCATTGGATTTAAAGAGCCTATAGAAATATCAGAAACTCCAAACCAGGCCAAGGACTGGAGAATAGCTGAAACTAAAGGCAGCATGGATCAAGCAATATATAAAGGAACAACGTCCCAGGATCGGCATGGTGCTGCAGATAATGAGGAGCATGCTGTTGCAAACGAGAGTAGCATATCTGAGAAAGATGGCATGTTGAAGATGAAGACTAAAAGAAAATTGGCATATGTTAGTTATCATTTTATTGTGCATATATTGGGGCTATTATATCTCGCAATCTGGTGTTGTGACTCTTTGCTATTGCTTATTTATTTGATTCACATACAATCCTAGACACCTTAATATGCTAATAGACTGCTGGTTTTGGCAAAGATTCATGAATGATTGTTGAGCTCTTCCCTTAAAGTGTCATTCAAAAAAAGTGCCTGGTTGAAACAGTAATTCATCGGTGAATCTCTGAGTCTGCGTGCTTGTGTAATTAATGTGTTCTATAATGCTTGTCATTGTGTTTTcacaaatatcattttaatgtttttatttcCGCTGATCATTTTTGTCTTTTACGCGGTTTAGGAAACTCCTGGAAGCGACATGGAGAACGTTCTTAGTGGCTCATCAAAATCTTTGAATTTGAGTCGATCTAGATCAGGTGTGTAGGCTGCCAAATCTTACAATTTATTACCCATTTGGTGGTGAAATCGAACCTTTCAAATTAATTAGCTTATTGGATGCATATATAAACGTTGACGGTAATATTAATCAAACAATTTCAGGGAGATTGCTGATGCCTACTTTGAAATTTTGGTGCAACGAGAGGGCACTTTACGATGCGGTATGTTGTAACTTTTATGATCAGTTTCTTACATTTCTTTATTGTGGATTTCATGTTGGAAACCCTCTTGTTTTATTGTTCCACCCGTAAATGTTGTGGTCGGTAAGAATAACTTGGTGTTGAACGATGTTTCTTATTCTTTAAAAGCTGTGAATGTGATACAGTGGGGAAAAATTTCAGGAAGGTAATATTACTGGAATCGAGGACGAAGTAGTTCCAAAACATCCTGTAAAGGGTATGCCAGGGTGAACACGTTTATTTGAACTTGTGAATTATAGGTATTGCATGTGCATGTTATCcatattataatatttgtttATGCTGTTATTTTTTATAGGAAAAGATGGTAAACGTCAGAGAAGGAAAAGGCACCTCACCTAGCTAGTTTGATACTGCAGTTTCCAACATGATTTGGCAGGTTATGTATAGTGGAATGGGTTTGTAGTTGAGCTGCAGTTTCTGTAAACATCTTTTGGCAGTTAACTATTTGAGTTTTGAGCATATTAATATCTTCTATTGTTAGTGTATGGGCGAAAAGTGTCTAGAAGTCGATGTAATCGAACtatctttaaattttatatatgatattttaattatgacattttcatggatctcaaattttaatcataCGCTATTCTTTTGGTATTGTTAGTGTGGTCATGACACTAGAAAT is a window encoding:
- the LOC140966803 gene encoding uncharacterized protein isoform X1, with the protein product MFPRSGLNFLQKSLNRRPNMASSTPDNPVSDANKKCNSSPKSHFLKTVCLSDWWLVKAESDSQGGGLSVSGFTSREQRAMRVFSSAPILKSHDMFTLETTDGICVLIKGFINKARTLENGFPSDVFNHFVFGFPPYWKEHAEKCMGEHSYVDSNERGIESQHEMDAERNSSKTKSSTITLPKKCDSEVGSSEDNTSVFSIALVNLERTFSSGKCVNGDQMTADRSVNCSIKNASTPSRFGGHANISPDIGILSACHLTSENRRTKGRGASPGSCSKLQRKHKTTQTLNPISGGYRTRSKSVLLSACEKVKLESVNFEPGGRKNFHCGGIGFKEPIEISETPNQAKDWRIAETKGSMDQAIYKGTTSQDRHGAADNEEHAVANESSISEKDGMLKMKTKRKLAYETPGSDMENVLSGSSKSLNLSRSRSGRLLMPTLKFWCNERALYDAEGNITGIEDEVVPKHPVKGKDGKRQRRKRHLT
- the LOC140966803 gene encoding uncharacterized protein isoform X2 is translated as MRVFSSAPILKSHDMFTLETTDGICVLIKGFINKARTLENGFPSDVFNHFVFGFPPYWKEHAEKCMGEHSYVDSNERGIESQHEMDAERNSSKTKSSTITLPKKCDSEVGSSEDNTSVFSIALVNLERTFSSGKCVNGDQMTADRSVNCSIKNASTPSRFGGHANISPDIGILSACHLTSENRRTKGRGASPGSCSKLQRKHKTTQTLNPISGGYRTRSKSVLLSACEKVKLESVNFEPGGRKNFHCGGIGFKEPIEISETPNQAKDWRIAETKGSMDQAIYKGTTSQDRHGAADNEEHAVANESSISEKDGMLKMKTKRKLAYETPGSDMENVLSGSSKSLNLSRSRSGRLLMPTLKFWCNERALYDAEGNITGIEDEVVPKHPVKGKDGKRQRRKRHLT